AAGGAATCAGAATCCCTTAAGGGGCAAGCAATCGATGGTAGTACTCTGTGGTAAATTACTAAAAATATTACATGGGATTTGTAAAAAGAAAGTGTATTTTAACGAGCAACTTATGATGAAAGATCTCTACTGTCTCGGAGAGGCAGCGTAAGCATTTCAATCAAAGAGCTATAACAAAAAGGATGATACGGAGAAGCCGGCAATATTACTAAACTTAGACTATGAGTCCCCGGGGCAGCTTAGCAGGCCTCTGCCTTATGAATAGACCGAACGAAGGAATGTAAGCGCGTTGACGCTAAGAGACATGGGAGGGTACGTCGTCATAAGCATCGCAGAGATCCATTGTGCATCGAAATAATGGAGATAAAAGCTAATGATTTCCATTAGTTTTAGCGAAGCGTACGCTCAACTTGGTAATAAAATCTATAAATTCAAGACTCTGTTTATCAGAGAAGAGAAAAATATTTTTCTTTAATCACGAAGTGATGAAAACCGTTGATATCTCAATGTTTATAGAGGGAGTTTAGTCGAACAAGGTAAATGGATGGATGAGATTGTAATAGTGATGTAAGGGAGAAATAATTATGGGATATAAGTTTAAAATTATGACACAAGAACAAGCGGAAGATATTGCATTTAATTGGCACTATGAAGCTGAATATTCTTTTTACGATATGGAGGCAGATAAAGAAGATTTAGTTGAGTTCTTAGACTCTAAAAAACGAGGTGACTCAAATTTTGTTGTTACTAAAGACAATAATATTATAGGCTTCTTTAGCTTTAATAAAGTTGATATAAATACCATAGATATAGGGTTAGGGATGAGACCAAATTTAATCGGTA
The nucleotide sequence above comes from Psychrobacillus glaciei. Encoded proteins:
- a CDS encoding GNAT family N-acetyltransferase, producing the protein MGYKFKIMTQEQAEDIAFNWHYEAEYSFYDMEADKEDLVEFLDSKKRGDSNFVVTKDNNIIGFFSFNKVDINTIDIGLGMRPNLIGNGNGLEFLKAGLEFAKSKYTPQKITLSVAVFNQRAIKVYRKIGFEDVDTFMQDTNGDSFEFLKMSYQC